A region of Sulfurimonas sp. DNA encodes the following proteins:
- a CDS encoding protein-L-isoaspartate(D-aspartate) O-methyltransferase, with amino-acid sequence MLALDRITASKTARLANECHQNFSLSDDVKDAIAKTNREEFVPSGFKHNAYKLDALPIGAAQYISSPLTVAKMTQYLEPKGADRVLEIGCGSGYQAAVLSHLFRGVFSIERIESLMLEAKKRFRDLNINNVHTRTDDGQNGWIQYAPYDRILLSASTKEIPQKLFEQLADGGILVAPIEKANKQVITSFKKNGSSIKVSELESCLFVPILNGIQK; translated from the coding sequence ATGTTGGCGTTGGATAGAATAACTGCAAGTAAAACAGCAAGATTAGCAAATGAGTGTCATCAAAATTTTTCTTTGAGTGATGATGTAAAAGATGCCATTGCTAAAACAAATAGAGAAGAGTTTGTTCCATCAGGATTTAAACATAATGCTTATAAATTAGATGCTTTGCCAATAGGTGCAGCACAATACATAAGCTCTCCTTTAACGGTTGCCAAAATGACTCAATATTTAGAGCCAAAAGGTGCAGATAGAGTCTTAGAAATTGGTTGTGGCAGTGGTTACCAAGCAGCGGTTTTGTCACATCTTTTTCGTGGTGTTTTTAGCATCGAACGCATAGAATCCTTGATGTTAGAAGCAAAAAAAAGATTTAGAGATTTAAATATTAATAATGTCCATACAAGAACAGATGATGGACAAAATGGCTGGATACAATATGCTCCTTATGATAGGATTCTTCTTTCTGCATCTACTAAAGAAATCCCACAAAAATTGTTTGAACAGTTAGCGGATGGTGGAATTTTAGTTGCTCCTATTGAAAAAGCAAACAAACAAGTTATAACAAGTTTTAAAAAAAATGGCAGCTCAATAAAAGTTAGTGAACTTGAATCATGCTTATTTGTTCCTATATTAAATGGAATACAAAAGTAA
- a CDS encoding Txe/YoeB family addiction module toxin → MVAYKVIYSKQALKDAKKLSSASLDKKAKELIGLIKNNPFQKPPPYEKLVGNLSGSYSRRVNIKHRIIYEIIEDEKLVRISRMWTHYEE, encoded by the coding sequence ATGGTAGCCTACAAAGTTATTTATTCAAAACAAGCTTTAAAAGATGCAAAAAAACTTTCATCTGCTTCTTTAGATAAAAAAGCCAAAGAATTAATTGGACTTATTAAAAACAATCCATTTCAAAAACCACCTCCATATGAAAAACTAGTTGGAAACTTAAGCGGTTCATACTCACGCAGAGTAAATATTAAACATCGAATAATTTATGAAATTATTGAAGATGAAAAACTTGTAAGAATATCAAGAATGTGGACTCATTACGAAGAATAA
- a CDS encoding type II toxin-antitoxin system Phd/YefM family antitoxin yields MTKVMTVSQARINIYKIMDETAQTHQPIMITGKRNNVVMLCEEDWNAIEETLFLNAIPGMATSIKEAMDAPNSEFSEDIEW; encoded by the coding sequence ATGACAAAGGTAATGACAGTGAGTCAAGCTAGAATAAACATTTATAAAATAATGGATGAAACGGCCCAAACGCATCAACCTATTATGATTACTGGAAAAAGAAATAATGTTGTAATGCTTTGTGAAGAAGACTGGAACGCGATTGAAGAGACCTTATTCTTAAACGCTATACCAGGTATGGCAACTTCTATAAAAGAAGCTATGGATGCTCCTAATAGCGAATTTAGTGAAGATATTGAATGGTAG
- a CDS encoding phospholipase A, with product MMKILVLITILTTLLFSSSKNFENAYRLYKNAEFEKSFVIFDVLAKNGDADAAYFLGKMYKNGEGCQKDKELSAKWYKTSSKSYYNQMKYDTSRDIDKEQRELYKSIEKSKDSQTQDTIRQYTQSLYNIKAYKANYFLPLSYLTNGTYADTNSYKTKEIEAEFQVSIKFDFASDLLGFGEIYSVAYTQLAFWQLYADSAYFREINYNPELYIMIPTSEFNDGKFLKAVKFSFEHESNGRGGDEERSWNLLSSSFYFQYKYIFSELKLWYRLADNFDYNPDLIDYMGHGHLKFIFPYKKHLAELKLRHNFSNHSAIELSYSYPIFGRKDLFLYVKGFSGYGESLIDYDNKVDKIGIGFSISR from the coding sequence ATGATGAAAATATTAGTATTAATAACTATTCTTACGACACTTCTTTTTTCCTCTTCAAAAAATTTTGAGAATGCTTATAGACTTTATAAAAATGCTGAATTTGAAAAATCATTTGTTATATTTGATGTTTTGGCAAAGAATGGAGATGCAGATGCCGCTTATTTTTTAGGTAAAATGTATAAAAATGGAGAGGGTTGCCAAAAAGATAAAGAACTTTCTGCGAAGTGGTATAAAACTTCTTCAAAAAGCTACTATAATCAGATGAAATATGATACTTCAAGAGATATTGATAAAGAACAAAGAGAGCTGTATAAAAGTATAGAAAAATCTAAAGACTCACAAACTCAAGATACAATAAGACAATATACACAATCTCTTTACAACATAAAAGCATATAAAGCGAACTATTTTTTACCTCTTAGTTATTTAACAAATGGAACCTATGCCGATACAAATAGTTATAAGACAAAAGAGATAGAAGCAGAGTTTCAAGTGAGCATAAAGTTTGATTTTGCTTCAGATTTGTTGGGATTTGGCGAGATTTATTCTGTCGCTTATACTCAACTGGCTTTTTGGCAACTCTATGCTGATTCGGCATATTTTAGAGAAATAAATTATAACCCAGAGCTTTATATTATGATTCCTACTTCTGAGTTTAATGATGGTAAGTTTTTAAAAGCTGTAAAGTTTTCATTTGAACATGAATCAAATGGTAGAGGTGGTGATGAAGAAAGGTCATGGAATCTCTTAAGCAGTAGTTTTTATTTTCAGTATAAATATATATTTTCTGAATTGAAGTTGTGGTATAGGTTGGCTGACAACTTTGATTATAACCCTGATTTAATTGATTATATGGGACATGGGCATCTAAAATTTATATTTCCATATAAAAAGCATTTAGCAGAGCTAAAGTTGAGACATAACTTTTCTAATCATAGTGCGATCGAGTTAAGCTACAGCTATCCTATTTTTGGCAGAAAAGATTTATTTTTATATGTAAAAGGCTTTAGTGGTTATGGAGAAAGCTTGATAGATTATGACAATAAAGTAGATAAAATCGGAATCGGCTTTAGTATATCAAGATAA